AGAGGGCAATCACGGGTACGTTCAGTTCCTTGGCGAGCCCCTTCAGTGAACGCGAGATTTCTGAAATCTCGGTGGCGCGATTCTCCTTGTTCCCGGGCACCTGCATCAGCTGCAGGTAGTCGATCACGATCAGACCCAGCCCGCCGTGCTCGCGGTGCAGACGACGCGCGCGCGAACGCAGCTCCACCGGCGACAGGCCCGGGGTGTCGTCGATGTAGATCTTCGCGTCGGACAGCAGCGCGATGGCATTGGTGACACGCGGCCAGTCTTCCTCGGCCAGGTCGCCATTGCGCAGATGCTGCTGGTGGATGCGGCCCACCGAGGAAATCAGACGGAAAGCCAGCTGCGAGGCGGACATTTCCATCGAAAAGATCACCACCGGCTTCTTAGCCCGCAGCGCGACCGCCTCGGCGATGTTCACCGAGAACGCGGTCTTGCCCATCGACGGACGTGCAGCCACGATGACCAGGTCGGACGGCTGCAGTCCCGAGGTCAGCTCGTCCAGATCGTTGAACCCGGTGGAGACACCTGTGAGCTGGCCACGGTTCTGGTAGCGCTCGTGCAGCAGGCGGAAGGCGTCCTTCACCGCTTCGCGCATGGACACCGAGTCCTTCTTGCCGCGCGCACCCGATTCGGCAATGTGGAACACGCGCTGCTCGGCGCTTTCCAGCACCTCATGCACGCTCTTGCCCTCGGGCCGGTAACCGTCCTCGGTGATCGCGGTGCCGGCGTCGATCAACTGCCGCAGCACCGACTTCTCGCGCACGATTTCCGCGTAGGCGGCAATGTTCGCGGCACTCGGCGTGGCGTTCGCCAGTTCCACCAAATAGCTGGCGCCACCCACCATCTCGGCCAGGCCGTTGGCCTCGAACCAGTCGCCCAGGGTCACCGCGTCGCAGGGCATGCCCTTGTTGGCCAGCTCGTTGATCGCGCGCCAGATCAGGCGGTGGTCCTTGCGGTAGAAGTCACCCTCGCCGAGGCGATCGGCCACCTTGTCCAGTGCGTCGGGCGCCAGCATCAGGCCGCCGAGCACGGCCTGCTCGGCATCGATCGAATGCGGCGGCACCCGCAGCGTTTCGATGGACGGCGCCCGTTCGGCGTGACGCTCGGGAACGAAGGACATGACTCTCAACCTCGCGAAAGAACGGGCGCCCGCCCGCGGGACGCGCTGACCGGCACTGCTGTCGAGCATACGCGGCGGCGTCGCACAGGGCGAGACAACAACTCTCTGGATATGCTGTGGATAAGCTGTGCGCTGGAGTGGATAACACGCCCCGGCGACCACAACGAAAACGGGCGCCCGAAGGCGCCCGTCATGATCTGGGCAGCGGCAGACGGCTTATTCGCCGACCACGACCACCTTGATCTGCGTCTCGACGTCGGCATGCAGGCTGATCAGCACCTCGAACTCGCCAGTGTGGCGGATCGGGCCTTCACCCTGAATCACTTCGCCCTTGTGCACGTCGTGACCCAGCTTCTGCAGCGCCTCGGCGATGTCGCGCGGACCGACCGAACCGTACAGCTTGCCTTCGGGGCTGGCATGCGCGGCGATGGTGACCGAGACGTCGGCCAGCTTGGCCTTACGGGCCTCGGAGTCGGCCAGCTGCTTGTTGGCCTTGGCCTCGTACTCGGCGCGGCGCTGTTCGAACGCAGCCAGGTTCTCGGCGTTGACGCGAACGGCCTTGCCCTGCGGCAGCAGGTAGTTGCGGCCGTAGCCCGGCTTCACGACGACCTTGTCGCCGAGGTTGCCGAGGCCACGCACCTTCTCGAGAAGAATGAGTTCCATGATGTGTTCCTTTTCGTTAGCGCCGGTAGGCCGGCGCAGCCGTGGACGGTTGTCCGAACCGGGGTCGCCCTTCCCCTCGTCGCCGGGGAGAAGGGTTC
This window of the Dyella sp. A6 genome carries:
- a CDS encoding replicative DNA helicase; the encoded protein is MSFVPERHAERAPSIETLRVPPHSIDAEQAVLGGLMLAPDALDKVADRLGEGDFYRKDHRLIWRAINELANKGMPCDAVTLGDWFEANGLAEMVGGASYLVELANATPSAANIAAYAEIVREKSVLRQLIDAGTAITEDGYRPEGKSVHEVLESAEQRVFHIAESGARGKKDSVSMREAVKDAFRLLHERYQNRGQLTGVSTGFNDLDELTSGLQPSDLVIVAARPSMGKTAFSVNIAEAVALRAKKPVVIFSMEMSASQLAFRLISSVGRIHQQHLRNGDLAEEDWPRVTNAIALLSDAKIYIDDTPGLSPVELRSRARRLHREHGGLGLIVIDYLQLMQVPGNKENRATEISEISRSLKGLAKELNVPVIALSQLNRSLEQRADKRPMMSDLRESGAIEQDADVIMFIYRDEYYNKESPDKGLAEIIIGKQRNGPTDTVKLTFLGHYTKFENYAPDSFVGSFE
- the rplI gene encoding 50S ribosomal protein L9 — encoded protein: MELILLEKVRGLGNLGDKVVVKPGYGRNYLLPQGKAVRVNAENLAAFEQRRAEYEAKANKQLADSEARKAKLADVSVTIAAHASPEGKLYGSVGPRDIAEALQKLGHDVHKGEVIQGEGPIRHTGEFEVLISLHADVETQIKVVVVGE